tggagatattcaagcccacatcaattattattattattattatttttattattattattattattattattattattattatcattagtattattattattattattattattattattagtgttattattagtattattattattattattattattattattattattattattattattattattattattatccattcgtcccagattagttgttacacttctaaattaggaatgaccccacaattattatattgtctctctctttccactaaatttttttgtccccacaccctctatcattcaattaaaaaaaaaatatcccactaactcctattacatctactttttcaataaaataacaattgataatcaaacaaccacttatcacctaaaattttgtgcaaagataagtgtaacaactaatctgggacggagggagtattatttatattattattattttattttatttactattattattatttattattaattaccataagttattatttatcatttattattatttttagtaattaattaagggttattaattattaactatttagttgttaattattaattattaattattattaatatttatcatttattataattatttggtAACTAAGTAcagattatattatttattatatagttatttagttattaattattattttttattattattttgtaattAACTAGAGATtactaatttttaatttttaattatttattattaatcattaataatttattatttattattaataatttattaataatcattaatcatttattatttattttagaatattcggttaagttcagttcaaatCAGTTCAgctcaggagcattcagttcagttcaattcagttcagttcaattcagttcacttcggttcagctctaaagaactgGGCCTAAGAATTTAATAACTAACCATTGCGAGATAGAACATTGCGGTAGCTTTTACTCGCTTGAACAAAATATAGAAAATATTCTGTATAATAGGTGTTTCTATAAATCAGTATCATTTGTTCTGAGTAATCCTCCTGTGATCAACTCGAGCATGAGGGACTTAGAAGTTGCCTGTTGACAACTCTGAACTCAAAAATGTTCAACAGAAAACCTCCTTTTTTAAAACATCCACAACCAAAAATTGCAGAAAGTATGGTAGTACAAAATTAATTTCGCCTCTGACGAATACCAGGTAAAAAACCAAGGACTCAATATGCCAGGAGGTGGCATTTCTCTGAAATACTTCAACTTATGTAATAACAGTTGGCTCGGACCTCCCAGTAAACTCTTGCATCTTAGAAAGCTTTAGGGCAACATCCACCTGCAATAGAGTGCATTTAAAGGTAAGAATACCATGGGAAGAAAGTGGTAACCAGAGTTTATGTGAATGGTTGAACAATCTCACAAGAGGTTTAAGTGCTTCCTGAGAGTCTCTGCTAATTTTTGAGGAGTCGTTTTCATATTGCTCAATGTACACACGAACTGTAGCTCCTTCCGAACCAGTTCCAGAAAGGCGGAACACCTACATTAATTAATGGTCAAACATAAAACCAAAGCAAAACATCAGACATTAGCGAGAGCACACAGGAACCGTTCAATTTAATAAGATCACAGACCCATATAATTTTACTAAATAGAAGCTCTTTACCAATCGTGAGCCATCTTCAAACAGGTAGCGAATACCCTGGTGCTTTGAAACTGAGCCATCAACAGGATCAGTGTATTGAAACTCATCAGCACTCTTCACATTGGCCACAGCAGAATTTACTCCCTTCACGATCCTAGTTAGATCAGGGGACAGAAAAGCTTCGGAGTTCAGAACTTCAGATAACATAAAGCAGACCTTGAATGTCATTATGTATTAAAGTGATACTTAGAGAAACTTGCATGAAAAATGTTATGGATTCACAACATTTCAACGGCAGCTCcaactatttaaatataataggAGTTTCTCAGAATGTTAAGAATCCATATGTTAACAGTGCCAAATCCAGTAGCTGTCAAATACGACCATTGAGTCAAAAACTGCATCCTGCAACTTACCCTGCTTGAACGAACTCCAGGATGGAATAACCAAATAATTACCAACCTACATATCTAAGAGTAGAATTAGCTATTTAGTTTTTTCTTGATACTAGCAGACCCAAGCCACTCTTTCATTTTATGCTACCAGCAGCCTACCTGCTTACCAATATACATATATTCTTCTAGTCTCCTTTACACCCTAGTCCATAAATTATATAAAATTGGCATATGAACAATCGAGAATAGGAATATCATCCCTATTGACATATAAAATTGGCATATGAACAATCATCCCTCACTTGCTCACCCGCCCAGCAAACGATGTCATCATTAATCATCACAGTGTCACAAGTACATATAATAACCAACAAAAACATCCGATCTCCAAAATGTTGAGAGTTGTAAACAAAGCATAGGTCCGGCAATGAATAACACTTCAGCTCAGTAAAGTATTCATTTAAACCTGTGGTCATATTTTCACAGGAGCCAATCGGCTCAATATGAGAAGCAAGCCCAAGGAATGATAGAGCAACAAATGAGTGTGATGTGCATTGGATTTCTTTCTTCACATATTACTGGAAACTAGTCAACATGTTCTGGAATACTCCTGTTTTCCTAGGTTCAACTcagtcattttttttttgggtattgTTGAGGAATAGGCAACTTGGGTCCCATGTTGTGGGGTTTTGGATGGTAAAAGGAAAAATGGCCAGAGACAGAATAAAGCAAAAGCAAGTAAAACTTTAAAAAGCAGAgaataaaactaaaaaaacaGAGGTAAAAGGAAATTGAGTAGgtcatatagaacttgaattcaACCATCAAAtagcgtataattcaaattaaatcacATTACACCCAACAATAATAACGTGTTTGATATGCTTAAAATTcttcataatctcatttattactataaatacaatgatatTCAATCGGTTAGgtcaaaacgggttcggtcgggttttgacccattacttttccgGTTGCTCGGGTTCAGATAAAATCGGATTACGGGTAACaaaaatcttgttcaagacccagtattttcgggtcaagttcgggtcggtttttgggtcaggtcgatttttgacaggtctaagtGTAACTATCCTTATTAAGGGAAAATGCCCAAAAATATGAGGAACAGAAGTACTATGTTCAATAATTATGTCATTGCATCACGTCACACTATTATCATTCATTAGGTTTGacattgaattttttttccctttttctccCCAAGCTATAACTCCAGTTCTATCTTTTCATTTTTGATCCATGTTGGAGTTACATTGTAGTCTTCGTTGACTCCTCGTTAGAATCATCATCATAATCGATCATCCATCAGGGATGCTCGGTCAATAAATTCCTATTCCCCTAGCctacaattttttattttttagtttggATAAGACAATTTTTAAAAGTTCTACTTTCAAGTACTTTTATATGTTTTGATCAGCCTGTTGTTAGATTGTTCGACTGCTAGTATTCAGCTGATTGAGACAAGCATAAAACAAACAACACAAATGTTTTCCCATGTTTGGTACAGGCTGGAAGATTGGGATAAGTAATAAAGTTACTAAAATACCATTACTAACTCCCTCACCTTATACCTTTCCTCCTTCCTTTTCATTAAAGGGTAAATATGTCTTTTAAACTTATACTTATCCCTCCTCTTTATTACACCACCCCCTCTTACTCAGATTTCATACTTGTCGTTTACTTTTGATACTAAGATTTATAAATGTGAGAATTCTTGAGCCATGTTTGTTGCCGTAGGCTCACTACACTATTTATTATTTGATTCTATTTATAGTAACCATAGCGGGATACAAGCTAAAGTTACGCACCGATCGGTCTATCAGGTTCAGTATCCAATCCCGTGTGGACTTGGCCTCTCCTAGTTCTTCCACCGTCTGTTCTCTAGCATGTATCTTAGGCTGTAATGAAGCGATTCCAAGCTTACATAGGCTTGCGCTAGACATAGTAGGTAAGAAATTCACGAGTCGCCCGCGAAAGTATAGCTTGGCTTAGTTCTACGATcctcttttcaaaaaagaaaaagctaTTCCTTCTATTTCCACCCCTTATCACTATCCTTTCCCTCTAATTCCCTTAAACAAATACCCCAAAATGCATAAGAATAAATTAGTTTTTTATCCAATTTTCAGTGAAAATAAGGTagcttaactttagtgataaaaTACTAAATGCATATTAGAAATTTTCTAAGACttaaaccccccccccccccccccccccccccgatctccaaagaaaagagaaaatatcCAAGGTCCGCTACTGGCTGCTGGATGTGTTTATCATAGTTCACTTTGAAAACACAACATAAAGCTAATCCAGGCAATTAATAACTTCCTGTTTTCCCAGGGATTAGAGCAGATAACATTATTTATACGACTTAATTTGCAGAATCCAGTAAAAAACTCTAATTCATACTAAAGGCTAGTTGCTTCTAATATACCATTCATGTAGTTTCCTTATCAATATGATAATGGAAGTTTGTCTCACTGTACTTTTGATTCATTGATCAATTGTGCATCCCGCAAGATGCAAATAGACATGTACGATCAAAATTAAGCAACTTTACAATCACATGAACTGAAATATAGAACGTCGGCTTACTTGTTAACTTCAGAGAGATCAGATTGCAGATTGACCAAATTTGCCATAAGTTCTTTTGCACCACCTGCATCAACATTCTTGAGGAAACAATTTTCTATTAACTAACTAATTGATATCAAATGATAAACAAAATGGTAATGCCAAGCTCATAAGATGCACAACAAATACtcctttaattaaatttaattgtcTCTTAAGGTAATGCACAAGACTAGTACTTAATATAAACAAGTAAGTAATACTGCatattacctccgtttcaaaatgatctttacggttactatttgcacaatatTAAGTCAAAATAGGGAAAGTGTGTAAAAGGTgagtgaatataataaaatatggataaagtaagatagatgtgtaaaaatgtgggtTGGGTGCtcagttttaaaaagcgcgaagCGCACTGAAACGCAAAAGGGCCCTGGAGCTTAAGCGCAAAGCAAAAGCGCACGCTTTTCGTAGGCGAAGCGCACccggaaagaaataataaattttcaaaagttcagaaaatatggagaaaatatggaaagaaaagatgaaaaaaaaagagaaatcaaaacgatgaaagaaaaattcagaatcTGATGGGAGAAATCCGGCGAGAAGGCTAGAGATATCCGGCTACGGGAGAAAATTGCACTAGGGTTTTCAAAAACTTCCCAAATATTCGCTTttcaaaaaaagaaatcacgtgatactttaaaaaagaagattagagtcacgtggctttattttttataaaaaagaagggTCTGATGTGCCCAGACTACAAGAAGCGCAAAAGCGCTAGGAAGCGCAGAAGCATCGAAGCGCTAGGAAGCGCGCGCTTCTTGTATGTCGCTAGGCTTCGGCTGGCAGAAGCGTTTTGTTGTGAGCTTCTGAGCTTCCGAGCTTTAAGCGCAAAAaagcgcgctttttaaaactaaggttgggtgtaagaaaaaaatgaatataaAGGAAAATGAGTGGAAAGTTGTAACTATTTTAGGATAAGAtattaaattttcatgtccaaaaataaaataatgctTAATGTatagaacattatgaaacatactaaaacagaaagtgtactaaagatcattttgaaacggatgaGTAGGTATTTAATATAGacaagtaataccccataggtATTCTACGGGACAAGTAAGTATGTGGGACAGTATACAGAATGAGATAATTTAGCAGTGGGCAAACAGTTGGGAAAAGAGAGAGTACCTCATAGTCATATCTTGTGTAATAGTGCCGGCCATACGTAACCCAATGCTGACGAACAATGTCTTCAACGGTCACAAGGTTTTCTCCATTGAGTTTATCCTTGTTCTTCTGTCCAAGAATAGATAGCCATGCCAAAACAGCCCAGATTCCATCCTTCTCGCGTACATGATCAGAGCCTGTTCAGCAAGCTCAATGGAATCACTCTAAATCCTGAAAAGTTCATTAGACATCACATATGAACAAGGAACACAGAAGATGAAGACATACCAGTTCCAAAACTCTCTTCACCACATACTGAACAAAGTCCAGCATCCATCAGGTTACCAAAAAATTTCCATCCAGTGGGCACCTGATATTATGTAAAATAATGCAAATTATGGCATCCATCAGATTACCTTTAAATGGCTTCCAAAGGGAAAAATGAGGCAAATTATTTATGACAGAGAGAGAACCTGTGAACTATAAAGTGAAAGAAGAGGGAAAGAAAACAGCTCAAGAAATCAGTTATAAGAACTAAAGACGAGGATCAATAGTCACCTCAAAGAACTTCAAATTAAGGGCTTTCGCAACAACATCCAGAGCAGCAGAAGTAGGCATGCTCCTGAAAAGTCAATGCAAATGCAGGTACTTTAATAGACATGATGATCCGAAAGAAAGGAAGAAATTATTGTTCAACTAATTTCACAAAAATATGGCTGTACAACATACTAACACTGAAATAGATGCAATGTCCAGAAATGACTATGGAGGAGAAAAGTATTCAAGATGCTTAAACACGGTGAAAACCATTGTTGCAGTATATGTTACATCACTGATAAAGCGAGTAATTTTTACCATGTCTAAGAATGTTTAATACCGAGGGCAGCAACAGGTATGTACACACCATACACAATGCTAGAAAAAAGGGCCGAAATCCACAAAACCCAACAGACTGGAGCTAGATGCCAGAACAAACTGTATGAAAACAAGATAAAACAGAACTAGTAACCCTTAAACATACCTAGCAACTCCCTTCAGACCACCAGAGAAGTATGGAATTGCTTCTACAGCATTAGCAGCAATAATAGCAACTGAATCCGAGGGGGTCACAAAAAACCTAGGAAAAAGACAAGTTAGATATAGAAGTTCCTCGCAAGACATGACCTCAATCTTCAAACGTAGAACCTACCTTTTACCCAGTACCATATTACGGTCAGCATCACCATCGGCAGCAGCACCAAATTCAGGCGGTTCACCTTCCGTGTTTGATTTGCCCAATCCCATGCGTTGGACTAATTCCTTCGCGTAAGTCAAATTGGGATCAGGATGCCCTCCACCAAAATCTTTCTATAAAGATGCAAGAGCGACAGTTAAGGAATCTCTTTGACCCAGACAATAGTTTAATAAAATCAAACAGCACAAAAACCATTTGACCTTTGGTGTACAGTTCAACAGCGAACTCTCATTGGCGCCAAGCTCTTCTACAAATATACGCTTAGCATAAACACCAGCAACTCCATGAAGGGCATCATAACTAGAAATGGGGAGGAATACCAACAGAAAATTAGCAGACATAGCATATGGTTACAACATAAGTGCTTCGATATCAATCTCATGTATATTACCAGAATGTGAATTTTGGACATGAGAGCAGCTTTTTAATAGCCTCGAAATCAAAAATTGACCTGTTCATGCAACACAGAGACTACACGTCATTATCCAAGTTGATGCCAAAAGATTTTATTGCCTATAACAATTAATATAAGGCGgccaaaattttgaaaataaaaaatttaagaaTGCAAAAAAAATTCAGTTTATGGCCGATAAAGTTCCTACACAAGAAGAATAGATTTTCTTCAATATAAAAAAACTTGAGTAATATACTATGTCAAAGATTTAACAGAAATTTGTTTTCAAATGCTAACTAGCGGAAGCACTAATTCACCCTAAGGCCTAAACCACGGACCAGAACAATTTAAAATATGGGTCACCGATCACTACAAAACCAGTGTACAGAAAGCTCTTGATAGAAGATGGGTCGTCCAATTGAAGCTAATTTCCTAAGATTAACAACAAATTATTTAAAGCAATGATGCAAGGATGTTATGCATCATCTGGTAGCAAGAATCCTAAGCATGCATACCTCCTGTCTAAAAATTGCAGCTCCTCTATCGAAGTATAGATTTTGGGGCCCCATACTGCAGTAAATCTAATAGAATGGACATTTTCACACCCTCAGAATTTCACCCAATTTGTTGAAAAACAATCTTTTAGATATTACCCAATCATGTACCTCAGCCAAAGCCCTCACCCAAGAAAATACTTGGCACATCATGCACCTCAGCTAAGGATAAGGCCCACACCTAAGGATATATTTGGCACATCAAAGGCATGGCATTGAACTGTTTTCAAACACCACTTCGAAGCTAGAGAGACTTTAATAGCTCTTCCTAATGCCTAGTTAACTCTTCCTAATGCCTAGTTAGAACAGACATGCAACCCAAAGTGGTGAACTGAAATCTACGTAACAACAAAGAAGCTTAAGTCTTGAATTCTTTATGGCATAAGAAATAACAACAGCACAAAAGCATGTTCAAATTTATCTGATTTAAAAAGATATTTTacagaaaattaaaataatggacCCTGGAGGCCTGGATTCAATCCACTGAAAACCAAATGATAATATGTGGTCCTGAGAAGGCACATGCGGATTGTAAAAGCCATTAGACTTGCGGATTGTAAAAGCCATTAGACTTGCGGATTGTAAAAGCCATTTTTTAGACTTACTTCATCAACTTCACATAGGTATCAGTTGAATCAAAGACTTCAACCTCGAATTTTCCATCAGGACCTGAGAAGCTAGTTGTGCCTACTTTAGAGATATCAACCTGGAAAAAACAGAAACCAATTTGACAAATGCTAAAATAccaaactactccgtattaaacTAATGGCCTATTTTGTAGGCAGTAAAAAAATGACAGTAATGGTAAAGAATATATACATATATGTAACTTATAAGGAAAGTCCCAAGCCAATGTCCATGGAAATTCTTGTCCATCTCCAAACATCTATCTTTGTTCAGTCCGACTAACTCACTTCATCATCTTGATATCATTACCACCCTATGACTGGTAATGGAAATTTATGAAAGAAAACACATCTTTGGGGTTCAAGtttcattaccatggacattGACATGTGGCTTTATTTACAAAAGTTACATTAACATACAAGTTCAACCATTCCACCATTTATTACCATCTACCAAATGGGCCATTCAGACCATCATCTTCATGTATGAAAACAATACATCAGGCAGATCTTCAGCAGTCAGGTACTCATTTATGGTAGTTGTATTCTCATAAATCTTATCAGTAACTCCCTCTGGAGCTGGTCCTCCGTTTTCCATGTTATACTTTATTCCAAAGTCCTGCATAGAAATGGAAGATCAAATGAGCAATAAATTTTGCAGAATTCTAAAATAGATTTTGCAGAATTCCAAATTCACCATTTATGAATTATGCTACAACTGTAGGATAAACAAACCTCATTAGGGCCTCCAGGATTATGACTGGCAGTCAATATAAATGCCCCGGAAGCCTTAGATCCCTATCATCAGAAGTCCAAGTATTAACTTAACATGAAACCTTttgaaaaactcccacaacctGCGAATATGCCAAACTTACATCTTTCCCAACTCTTTCACGTATCACGGCTGAGACGGCAGGTGTTGCAAGCAGTGTATTTTGACCAACCCAAACACATTTAACTCCATTTGCAGCTGACATCTTAATAATAATCTGTCGTTTTGAGCCGGAAGCAACAGAAAACAAATATATGTTAACAAAACCCCAgcttccaaaaataaaaatgcaAGGAATGCATTTCACAAAGAGAATCAGGTGACAGGCATGTACATCAGGACAACAACAAAGCTCCACATGAACAAACCCACACTGAAATTTGGCTCAAAATAAATGTTGGGTACATACAAAAATTTGGTACATAACTGATATGTATTATCGAACAGAAAAGAACATTGTAAAATGTAAAAAGTAAGCAGGAAGAGGGAACAATATGGTTGGCAAGCAAACCTGGATAGCTTCTTCGGAGTAATAACGCCCGTCGCCTGAAACAACAAGTGTTTTACCTGCATTGACATGCATTAACCAATTAATCAACTGGCTACACAGAAAAGTACCGTACGCATATCGCAGTTCAAATTGTGACTCTACCCATATGAATATTGACAAACACCTGAGCCACTATACTGTTCAACCAAcactagttcaagaaaccgtaATATAATATACTCTCTTGGTAACTTTGATAAAGAAGACTGTTTGAATATCTCATTGAATAAATCACACCTCTTTAATCTGCTGGGACTTCTCTTCTCCATTTCTACATCTCTCCTTCCGAAGAGGATAGAGATGGGGACTTCATTGTTTTGCACATTCTCTCATAGTTTAAGTGGATTTTCATCTGTGACCTTCATTTGTTTGGTAAGAGACAGCCACTAGTCTCAACTCTAAGTAGACCATAAACAGGTAAACAATTTCGCAGCACAAAGGCAATTTTCATATGATAATTTCATTGCTAAGCacctttgaatttggaaaaaactAGCAGAAGACGTTAAAAGGAAAGACAGAAAGTTACAGAGAAGTTATACAAAGGAAGGAAAAAACTAGCAGAAGACGTTATACAGAGAAGTTTTTTAGACAAGTCTCAGCACTTTAGATTTGCTACCTACTCTCAGGGGTATGAGCTTGTGTATGGTCAGTTATAGAACGTTACACCAAACCATAACATTAACTCAACGCCTCAAACACAGTCAGCACACCCTTGCCTAGTATATGGAATCTTAAATGTACATAGCACTACTGTACATAAAGAGGCTTTTTAATCCTCGCCCTTATAATTGCAAAACTGACCAATTTACTACTTTGAGAAAATAAGAGGTAATGAAAAACATGTAACGAACTGGCAAAAGGGAAGGTACTGTCAGTTTTCAGACTTTCAGTTTAACTCGGTTAAATGATACTTGACTAAGAAAGCAGATAACACAGAGGGGAGTTGGTTAGCTTGATACCTAGCTTTATACTCTGTATTTTGCGGattatcaataaaaaaaatctccatCTTCTTCTCTATGTTTTTTACTATTATCCACTTATCTAGTCTATTACAAAATTGATCTGTAATTTTTTCAATTTCAGCATATTAGAATATGGAAAAACTTTGTAAGAATTAATGCCCTTTCTTCAACCTTCAAATTCCGTCCTTTCTCTTTCACTCCTTTGCTATTACATTGGCGCAATGGTGTCAATACATCGCCATTACCTTTTCTCGTAAGAAAAAGAGTTTACTCCTCTGCTCTTTAATAAGTATTACACTTTCATAAATCGCCCTTTTTTTTAAGTGTCACACTTCTATAATTGAAAACATACTAAACTATTTAATTAGACTCTCCTCTCATGGTCCCCACTCCCAATTATATTAACTTATTCCTCTCTCATATGGTCCTTACAAATACTCACACCATCTTTTCCCACTATAAATAATTCGCCTAAAATCAATTTCTTACAATAAAAAATTA
This genomic stretch from Spinacia oleracea cultivar Varoflay chromosome 3, BTI_SOV_V1, whole genome shotgun sequence harbors:
- the LOC110791728 gene encoding phosphoglucomutase, cytoplasmic codes for the protein MATFKVSRIQTKPYDGQKPGTSGLRKKVKVFAQPHYLENFVQCTFNALTADRIKGKTLVVSGDGRYYSEEAIQIIIKMSAANGVKCVWVGQNTLLATPAVSAVIRERVGKDGSKASGAFILTASHNPGGPNEDFGIKYNMENGGPAPEGVTDKIYENTTTINEYLTAEDLPDVDISKVGTTSFSGPDGKFEVEVFDSTDTYVKLMKSIFDFEAIKKLLSCPKFTFCYDALHGVAGVYAKRIFVEELGANESSLLNCTPKKDFGGGHPDPNLTYAKELVQRMGLGKSNTEGEPPEFGAAADGDADRNMVLGKRFFVTPSDSVAIIAANAVEAIPYFSGGLKGVARSMPTSAALDVVAKALNLKFFEVPTGWKFFGNLMDAGLCSVCGEESFGTGSDHVREKDGIWAVLAWLSILGQKNKDKLNGENLVTVEDIVRQHWVTYGRHYYTRYDYENVDAGGAKELMANLVNLQSDLSEVNKIVKGVNSAVANVKSADEFQYTDPVDGSVSKHQGIRYLFEDGSRLVFRLSGTGSEGATVRVYIEQYENDSSKISRDSQEALKPLVDVALKLSKMQEFTGRSEPTVIT